In Papaver somniferum cultivar HN1 chromosome 1, ASM357369v1, whole genome shotgun sequence, a genomic segment contains:
- the LOC113272831 gene encoding uncharacterized protein LOC113272831, with product MLSTTAASYNLPWLIIGDFKFILHDTEKFSTHPMDKNEADIFKEKILELDLIYLGFTGFPFTWSNKRKGHALTEQRLDRVLATDEWLAIYPNTTITNMLAIGSDHHPIFLNSNPNWKNGKIPFKFFVSWLDHEDSRKIIADCWKKSISGSSAFIIARKLKDIKLQSRVWNKEVHGNIKANIEENDRGQALANARKQLKNWFDIEEQFWKTKSRDQLINLGDQNTSYFHRATKSRTRRNKIEAIQDEEGKWITEDGEVKNCFTNHFSQMATAEPINPSTELINLIPSNITNIDNMLLNRKPEPDEIKAILFIMASDKAPRPGGFPPNFFKSNWDIIGAGIVKMVQNFFSSGIKICKVAPSISHLLFADDCMIFCKANLIEAQNIMKNLQLFGSTSGQLINFNKSGVFFSKNTNPSLIPKISGSMGVQVLQLDDKYLGSPLFTHRSKISSFKPGVEKMKLRLSGWKYVPLNPEGREVLIKSVTSSACIYQMNCFKVPKKTCKDLDKLQRDFFWGENIENPTGYYPKAWTSVCKQKELGGLGFMNLELLNSSMITKIGWRLEQDKYSMWYKLMDAKYLIGRNVLNMDTK from the exons ATGCTATCTACTACTGCAGCCTCCTATAACCTTCCTTGGTTGATTATAGGAGACTTCAAATTTATTCTGCATGATACTGAAAAATTCAGTACTCATCCCATGGATAAAAATGAAGCtgacattttcaaagaaaagattcttgaACTAGATTTGATTTATCTTGGTTTCACTGGTTTCCCTTTTACTtggtcaaataaaagaaagggccaTGCCTTAACTGAACAAAGGCTGGATAGAGTTCTAGCTACTGATGAGTGGCTAGCCATCTACCCAAATACCACAATAACTAACATGCTTGCTATTGGGTCTGATCACCATCCCATTTTTCTTAATTCCAAtcctaattggaaaaatggcaaaATACCTTTCAAGTTCTTTGTCTCTTGGTTAGACCATGAGGATTCCAGGAAAATTATAGCAGATTGCTGGAAGAAATCAATATCTGGTTCAAGTGCTTTCATCATTGCTAGAAAACTGAAAGACATAAAGCTCCAAAGCAGAGTTTGGAACAAGGAAGTTCATGGAAACATCAAAGCAAACATTGAGGAAA ATGATAGAGGACAAGCACTAGCAAATGCAAGAAAACAACTCAAAAATTGGTTTGATATTGAGGAACAGTTCTGGAAAACCAAGAGCAGAGATCAACTTATAAATTTGGGAGATCAAAATACAAGCTACTTCCACAGAGCAACAAAGAGTAgaacaagaagaaacaagattgagGCAATCCAAGATGAGGAAGGCAAATGGATCACAGAAGATGGAGAAGTCAAAAACTGCTTCACAAATCACTTTTCTCAAATGGCTACTGCTGAACCCATAAATCCTTCTACTGAACTCATCAATCTCATACCATCTAACATAACCAATATTGATAACATGCTTCTCAACAGGAAACCTGAACCAGATGAAATCAAAGCTATCTTATTCATCATGGCTAGTGATAAAGCTCCAAGACCAGGTGGATTTCCACCAAATTTCTTTAAATCCAACTGGGACATTATAGGAGCTGGCATTGTCAAAATGGTCCAAAATTTCTTCTCTTCTG GAATCAAGATATGCAAAGTAGCACCTTCTATCAGTCATCTTCTGTTTGCGGATGATTGTATGATATTCTGCAAGGCAAACTTGATTGAAGCACAAAACATAATGAAGAATCTGCAATTATTTGGAAGCACTTCTGGGCAGCTTATAAACTTCAATAAATCTGGAGTTTTCTTCAGCAAAAACACAAATCCAAGCCTTATTCCTAAAATTAGTGGATCCATGGGAGTTCAAGTACTGCAGCTGGATGATAAATATCTAGGATCACCTCTCTTTACTCACAGAAGCAAAATCAGTTCCTTTAAGCCAGGAGTGGAAAAGATGAAGCTAAGACTTTCAGGTTGGAAATATGTCCCTCTAAATCCTGaaggaagagaagttctcatcaaATCTGTCACTTCATCAGCTTGCATTTATCAAATGAACTGTTTCAAGGTGCCAAAGAAAACTTGTAAAGATCTTGATAAGCTGCAAAGAGATTTCTTTTGGGGGGAAAACATAGAGAACCCAACTGGATACTATCCTAAAGCTTGGACTTCAGTATGCAAGCAAAAAGAGCTGGGGGGTCTAGGCTTCATGAATTTGGAACTTCTTAATAGCTCCATGATAACTAAAATTGGATGGAGGCTTGAGCAGGATAAATACTCTATGTGGTATAAACTCATGGATGCCAAATATCTGATAGGAAGGAATGTTCTCAATATGGATACTAAATGA